One Salvia splendens isolate huo1 chromosome 22, SspV2, whole genome shotgun sequence DNA segment encodes these proteins:
- the LOC121786372 gene encoding uncharacterized protein LOC121786372 encodes MAMSRILSQSLARSSLSHPAPLLTSRRHRSTKAHRAQLIEIDAEQPDSPEAAAEVIAFGIRKLEDAIHSIIVRRAAPDWLPFLPGHSYWVPPRGSPSASFGAGEPGGSMIEAIGRLASSEIGRNHGPAVDLLSEDEQKAFSSSKGWPSSAFFLEETSPAHPIPISVVKLEMKIKDQDKQVNSQSDSEDE; translated from the exons ATGGCCATGTCTCGAATCCTCTCCCAATCCCTAGCTCGATCCTCCCTCTCCCACCCCGCGCCACTCCTCACATCCCGCCGCCACCGCTCCACCAAAGCGCACCGCGCTCAGCTCATCGAAATCGACGCCGAGCAGCCCGATTCGCCGGAGGCCGCGGCGGAGGTCATCGCCTTCGGCATCCGGAAGCTCGAGGACGCGATCCACAGCATCATCGTGCGCCGCGCCGCGCCCGATTGGCTCCCCTTCCTCCCCGGCCACTCCTACTGGGTCCCTCCCCGCGGCTCACCCTCCGCCTCCTTCGGCGCCGGCGAACCCGGAGGCAGCATGATTGAGGCCATAGGGAGATTGGCTTCCTCGGAGATCGGAAGAAATCATGGCCCTGCGGTGGATTTGTTGTCAGAAGATGAACAGAAGGCCTTCAGTTCGTCCAAGGGTTGGCCTTCCTCCGCTTTTTTCCTCGAAG AGACTTCACCAGCGCATCCTATTCCCATTTCTGTGGTAAAATTAGAGATGAAGATCAAAGACCAAGATAAACAAGTGAACAGCCAATCCGACTCTGAGGATGAGTAA
- the LOC121788081 gene encoding uncharacterized protein LOC121788081 — MPETASCSRRFGGLRGVKWRVDLGILPSSPSASTDDLRRVTADSRRRYAALRRQLLVDPHVLKDGSSSPDPVIDNPLSQNPDSMWGRFFRNAELERMVDQDLTRLYPERGSYFQTSGCQGILRRILLLWCLSHPEYGYRQGMHELLAPLVYVLHVDLERLSEVRTTYEDHFIDNFDGFTFHENDLTYKFEFKKFSESGDDGSKCKKNKNIASLAELDPEIQTIILLSDAYGAEGELGIVLSDKFMEHDAYSMFDALMRGASGAVAIAEFFTPSPFRNSRSMFTPVIEASTAMYHLLSLVDASLYTHLVELGVEPQYFSLRWLRVLFGREFSLEELLLIWDEIFACDNTRFTEADETHAESDLGVLDSPRGAFISAFAVSMILMIRSSLLATETAASCLQRLLNFPDDSSLVKLVEKAYSLKSLAVEVNHTSPQLVHPGFYEEAKPGVTRGYINHSLDATSPRTPLKDTPKSYWEEKWRVLHHKQEEYKEAGVEEKVPHIRKGWSDRVKLLHSKTEPEPSSPTKSERTNLPDPSIRRSLLSDLAQQLGADDNEVNAVCSEAVEHQDPIEVTGQDVTNKISIDALSTAGSEENCPDLSNPPSPNHTNINHENVSERSSVASNSSVDVTDFDSCRTNTKSSPLLGPSISPDISRCSLNDDLLGKPPKLMQYTRTLSGKFNWLLKLGKNANEGTSESPSMPIATKYPNGQNSAAAAFSVDNACDVSSISSKGETVDQNSSVSLRNLAQSMLENIQVIESVFQQDHGEFEPPESKNVLVGEEQETAMSALKELRKISSILSDM, encoded by the exons ATGCCGGAAACGGCATCATGTTCGCGTCGTTTTGGTGGCCTTAGAGGGGTCAAATGGCGGGTGGATTTGGGGATTTTACCGTCATCTCCTTCTGCATCCACCGATGATCTTCGCCGTGTCACCGCTGATTCTCGGAGAAG GTATGCTGCATTGAGGAGACAGCTTCTGGTTGATCCACATGTGCTAAAAGATGGAAGTAGTTCTCCTGATCCTGTCATTGACAATCCGCTGTCACAAAATCCTG ATAGCATGTGGGGTCGCTTCTTTAGAAATGCCGAACTGGAGAGAATGGTTGATCAAGATTTGACACGTTTGTACCCTGAAAGAGGCAGCTACTTCCAGACAAGTGGATGTCAAGGCATCTTACGGAGAATTTTGTTGCTTTGGTGCCTTAGTCACCCAGAGTATGGCTATAGACAAG GGATGCATGAACTCTTAGCTCCACTGGTGTATGTTCTTCATGTGGACCTTGAACGCCTCTCAGAAGTGAGAACAACTTATGAAGACCATTTTATTGACAACTTTGATGGCTTTACATTTCATGAAAACGACTTGACATATAAGTTTGAGTTCAAGAAATTTTCAGAATCTGGGGATGATGGGagcaaatgtaaaaaaaataaaaatatagccAGTCTCGCTGAACTTGATCCAGAGATACAAACCATTATCTTACTTAGCGATGCCTATGGAGCAGAAGGTGAACTTGGTATTGTCTTATCAGATAAATTTATGGAGCATGATGCATACTCAATGTTTGATGCTTTGATGCGTGGTGCTTCTGGTGCTGTTGCAATAGCAGAGTTTTTCACACCGTCTCCTTTCCGTAATTCCCGTTCTATGTTCACCCCTGTAATCGAAGCTTCTACTGCAATGTATCATTTGCTTTCCTTAGTTGATGCATCCCTTTACACTCACCTTGTTGAACTTGGGGTTGAACCCCAGTATTTTTCACTGCGCTGGTTAAGGGTATTATTTGGACGCGAATTCTCTCTGGAAGAGCTTTTGTTGATCTGGGATGAAATTTTTGCGTGTGACAATACAAGGTTTACCGAAGCAGATGAAACTCATGCAGAATCAGACCTTGGAGTCCTTGATTCACCTAGGGGAGCATTCATTTCTGCTTTTGCGGTGTCTATGATACTTATGATAAGGTCTTCATTGCTTGCCACTGAGACTGCCGCTTCCTGCCTTCAGCGGTTGCTGAATTTCCCAGACGATTCAAGTCTTGTTAAGCTTGTGGAAAAGGCATATTCGTTGAAGAGTCTGGCTGTAGAAGTGAACCATACCAGTCCTCAGCTCGTTCACCCTGGGTTCTATGAAGAAGCGAAGCCTGGGGTTACAAGGGGTTATATTAACCACTCTCTCGATGCAACTTCTCCAAGAACTCCTCTCAAAGATACACCGAAGAGCTACTGGGAAGAGAAGTGGAGAGTGTTGCACCACAAGCAAGAAGAATACAAGGAAGCTGGTGTGGAAGAAAAAGTGCCCCACATCCGAAAGGGCTGGTCAGATAGGGTTAAGCTTCTACATTCTAAAACCGAGCCCGAGCCATCCTCACCAACAAAAAGTGAGAGAACCAATCTTCCTGATCCAAGTATTAGGAGAAGTTTGTTGAGTGATCTGGCGCAGCAACTTGGCGCAGATGATAATGAAGTGAATGCAGTGTGCAGTGAAGCTGTAGAGCACCAGGATCCGATCGAGGTTACTGGACAAGATGTTACAAACAAGATATCAATTGATGCGTTGAGTACTGCCGGGAGCGAAGAAAATTGTCCAGATCTCTCAAATCCACCCAGTCCTAACCATACGAACATCAATCATGAGAATGTGTCGGAAAGAAGTAGCGTTGCATCAAACTCATCTGTTGACGTAACTGATTTTGATTCATGCAGGACTAACACAAAATCGTCCCCTCTTCTCGGCCCTAGCATCTCTCCTGACATCTCAAGATGTTCCCTAAATGACGATTTACTGGGTAAACCTCCAAAACTTATGCAGTACACAAGAACCCTGTCAGGTAAATTTAATTGGTTGCTGAAGTTGGGAAAAAATGCTAACGAGGGAACATCTGAGAGTCCCAGTATGCCCATTGCAACTAAATATCCCAATGGCCAGAACAGTGCTGCTGCTGCCTTTTCCGTGGATAATGCGTGTGATGTCTCTTCCATATCTAGCAAAGGTGAAACGGTGGATCAGAATTCATCAGTTAGCCTCAGGAATCTTGCTCAATCAATGCTCGAGAACATTCAG GTGATTGAATCTGTCTTCCAGCAGGATCATGGTGAATTCGAACCACCAGAATCAAAGAATGTGCTCGTTGGCGAAGAACAAGAGACAGCCATGTCCGCGCTCAAAGAGCTTCGGAAAATCAGCAGCATTCTGTCTGATATGTGA
- the LOC121787978 gene encoding uncharacterized protein LOC121787978, with protein sequence MAETSTSSSNQTHSQDSRDTQSQVPVPEGLKSQNGDSPMFPMMYPMLVPGLLPPHQHQEQINRGPGLYAVPVHPYMQQFGGFQPNTLIPFTYNLPTERSSPEARDVSGEQGITGEQPQQQQQAGPQRQVVVRRFQIAIQLDILLILKLAAVIFLFNQDGSRQRLTLLVFFATLVYLYQTGALAPVIQWLSQGMRRAAAPPARPAARPDNLPAGEPGNENAPLLGENETDQANDGNENENVAEGGQVEGGNRLWVIVKEIQMIVFGFITSLLPGFHNVD encoded by the exons ATGGCGGAAACTTCCACCTCGTCGTCCAATCAAACTCACTCTCAGGACTCCCGCGATACGCAATCCCAG GTTCCTGTACCCGAAGGGTTGAAATCACAAAATGGAGATAGTCCAATGTTCCCAATGATGTATCCTATGCTTGTTCCTGGATTATTACCTCCCCATCAGCACCAGGAACAGATTAACCGTGGGCCAGGTCTATATGCTGTTCCAGTTCATCCGTATATGCAACAATTTGGTGGTTTTCAGCCCAATACTCTTATCCCGTTTACCTACAACTTACCTAC GGAACGGAGCTCTCCTGAGGCTAGAGATGTCAGTGGTGAGCAGGGGATAACGGGGGAGCAACCACAACAGCAACAACAGGCTGGACCTCAAAGACAAGTTGTTGTTCGGAGATTTCAAATTGCTATCCAGCTTGATATACTGCTCATCTTAAAACTGGCAGCAGTTATTTTCTTGTTCAACCAGGATGGATCTAGACAGAGACTAACTCTCCTTGTGTTTTTTGCAACTCTTGTTTACTT ATATCAAACTGGAGCTCTTGCACCTGTAATTCAATGGCTTTCTCAAGGCATGCGTAGGGCAGCTGCACCGCCAGCCAGGCCTGCTGCTAGGCCAGACAATTTACCTGCTGGGGAACCAGGAAATGAAAACGCTCCTTTACTCG GTGAGAACGAGACTGATCAAGCGAATGACGGGAATGAGAACGAGAATGTAGCCGAAGGTGGGCAAGTCGAGGGTGGCAACCGCTTGTGGGTGATTGTAAAGGAGATCCAAATGATCGTCTTTGGTTTCATCACTTCACTTCTCCCAGGCTTTCACAACGTAGATTAG